AATCTGCTAGAATATCAGTTCTCCTCCATGGTGGTCTTGTTGGATATTTCAAAGTGGGCATAGGACTGAGGCAAGGAGATCTCATGTATCCAATTCTTTTTGTTATTGCCGAAGACCTCTTGATTAGAACATTATCAAGAATGATTCAAGACAGAACAATCCAGCCAATGGTGTCAGGAAATGGAGTTCAACCTTCTCACATTTTATTTGCAGATGATATCTTCTTATTTTGCAATGGAGATAAGAGAAACATTAGAAAGCTACTTAATTTTCTCAGGGATTATCAAATGTCATCTGGTCAAAGAGTTAATTTTGAAAAAAGTAAATGTTTCATCGGAGGGACTAGTGAACTAAGAAAAGTTCAACTGGAAAATGACTGCAACATGCCTCTATCAACATTTCCAGATAAGTACTTAGGTGTTATGTTAACTCCTGGATGCATCAAATCATCTCATATATGGGGCTATGTGGAGCAAATTCAAGAAAATCTTGTTGGCTGGAAAGGAAAACTTCTCTCTTTTCAAGAAAGGTTAATTCTAGTAAAACATATACTCTGCAGCATACCTATATACAACATGTCAGCATACAAGTGGCCCAAGAAAGTTATTCAAGATGTTGTACGAATGATAAGAAATCTTTTATGGACTGGTGATCCTTCAACAACAAAAATGCATAACTCTGAAATGGGACTATGTGTGTGCTCCAATAGAAGAAGGTGGTTTGGGTCTGAGAAGATTAGAAATAATAAATAAAGCATTACTTATGAAGCTCCTCTGGAAAATACAAAATGGCTCAGATGAATGGGCAAAATACTTCCAAGAGAAATTTATGACAAAGAATGGTGATTGGATCAAGTATTATAAAAAAATCCTCCATTTTACCAGGTCTAAAATGGgtgacagaagatattcaagaccATTCAAGATGACTTGTAGGAGATGGTTCTCAAATTTCAGTTTGGAAAGATGCATGGGTGAAAGAAAGAGCACTAAAGGATATATTTCCCAGAAATGAATACATGCTCAATTTCCCTGAGATGAAAGTATCTGATCTACTTTTAGAAGGAGAATGGGTAATTCCAACTGAAATTTTGGACATGCTACATCAAAATGATCTTCCTGTGATAAGTACAAATGAAGATAAGAGAATCTGGTATGGCACAATCACTGGAGATTTCACAGTTGCATCAGCTGTGGAATGTATAAGAAGAAAATTCCCAAAATTGTTCTGGACAAAAAAGGTATGGTCTTCATCTGTTCATCCTAGTATTTCAAGTAATATATGGAAACTCTTTAGAGGAATTACTCCTACAAATGACAAAATGAAATCCAGAAAGTTTAAGCTAGCTTCAAGATGCATATTTTGTAAAAAATCTGAAGaaaatatcaaccatattctatGGCACTGTGACTTCAGTGAAATCATATGGAAATGGCTGGGTGGAATATTCTGTTTTTTACATACAAGATCATATGATGAGATGCTGACAATGGCAAAGCACAAAAGTCCTGCAATTAAAGAACTGTGGAAGATATCATCTTTTATAAcaatgaaggagatttggtttcAAAGAAATAGATGTGTGTATGATAAAGATAAAGTTAATGTAAAGGTCATTCAATATAGAATTGTGAAGTTAACTTCAGAATATGAAATCAAAATGAAGGCTCACATGTGGAACACAGCTTATGATCTACAAATTCTAAAATCCTTTGGGTTGAAGTGCAAAAAAATTAGATCCACTAAAATACAAGAAATCTTTTTCAAACTTCCTCAAATGGGTCAAATATtactatgttgtgatggtgcttctcaAGGAAATCTAGGTGCAGCTAGATATGAGTTTATTTCCAGAAATAATGAAGGAGAATGCATAGTAGCATTTGAAGGAAGTTTGGGGATAGCTACAAACTATAATGCTGAAGTTCTAGCTATCATATGTGCTGGTGAATGGGCCATTCACAAAGGTTATACTCACCTTATATTTCAATCAGATTCACAGGCAGTAATTGAAGCTTTCAAATCTCATAGAATTCCTTGGTTTGCCATTAACAGATGGAACAAGATTTGTAGAAGTGCAGATGATCTGAGTCTCtgtcactgttacagagaaatcaATTTCTCAGCTGACACTCTTGCTAAGAGAGGATCAAGATTGGATCAAGGATAGTAAATTATATACAACTCCATACCACCTTTCCTAGTGCAAATGAAAAATGAGAATCAAGCTTACTACAGATTCATTTGAATGTACtagcttctttttcctttttagctattattttagtttttcttgatttctctcttttgTAACTTTGGAAATTTTGgttattaataaaaattattattgagcaaaaaaaaaattgcacttgaaaataatcgacatgggtagtaggtgtacaaagtacaaataccatagtcgttcgtgagtcaggtcagtcacagtacgtgtaccggtttgtaaactaataagaaaaaccaagttccggagttaacagaactatttaggtatgcctaccggtatggataccttaagacaTGACCAGTTCTGGAGTCCATGGaactattttggtacgtgtaccgATATGGATACTCAACTGGTTCTGTGACCACAGTTCATTTAaggtttgtgttagagcattgctcggtcgaactcgcatgcgttgctatctcaagcatgtttgtcaatgttagtgatcaaaactataagtcttgatttctagtctactatatctaaggtctcggactaggatagaaagtgtagttgatctcaagaactccatggcaatcatcatacaagacgaaggactactcaaggaactggtggatcttcatcgactaaaacgtatgtggagacttgaacttatctatcactcaaaagtctatttataacctatattgagacaaaagtcgttttgctatatagacttagattatacacatttggtatttcgatccgagtttacctcgcctatctatttatcgaaataggtgttggtaaagctttctctttagccaagttcatctttacctagttacgaaagtcatgttatgtttcaatcactttgaaaatttctctgacgaaaaaatggtttgtgaataacaactgtataagtcctctgagaatgtttctatgattgaaatgagagtttagactatatatatttggaggatataagcattattgtggaaacacatatatgtataagtccttattgcttgaaccaaagtttgcgaactttgttgatcaagtgaaccggagaagtgcgtgagctaagtacgcgaactcaatccgcgaacccagtccgcgaactggcgaagttctcatacccgagaatttctgctggagtttgtgaaatccatccgggaacttaagtccgagaacccagtccgcgaacttgagtaggttatgtctaaaaacgatgcttaatgaacttatctttataaactaaggaatgcaattacaaaccgtggatatagagtcatgaaccgattcatgtgatgttgggtgcaataatcaaaaacaaagaaaaatcaaataagcaaaagttattgatacttagttcctttatagtggaagtgattgctttgacgaaacgaacaagctccccgtatctccgcaacagcaacaaggcaaaactttggaaaatagagtgagtcacgtgttcaacacgctgtccttaagacattagctcccggctacactcaaagtgatgctatagccctacaggacggatatctccaggataaaacaccctaatacacctactactagcatatgtagtagatgctcaacttgagcttggcaactccgaaaaaaccgttaaggaaaatcgcgaatgcttaaaaaccgctataaaatattttcccttaggggtccctctaaaatatagagcaacccctttcccatagattttacaaaagtagtgaatttcttatataattgacaaatacaacttaagaagaaaaactccccgatgtg
The nucleotide sequence above comes from Papaver somniferum cultivar HN1 chromosome 8, ASM357369v1, whole genome shotgun sequence. Encoded proteins:
- the LOC113306055 gene encoding uncharacterized protein LOC113306055, with the translated sequence MYFHLIDNSYEENKGNIWILWSDSINPPSIISNTKQEITVEVGDALIAGVHAATLTVNRRELWKDLEDINNLNKPWLVIGDFNTMMIMEEKKGGLAPLKISMMEFKNCLNICGLIQAPSTGLHFSWCNNRAGRKRIVCNLDRAVFNDKWLELFPSWGYKVGERGRSDHGVLYGANTEIPKPKNVPFRALKGFNAYFLLLLPKVKNVKRSNQFRPIRLMNFGFKEITKIVTTRIGNVIQKVISPQQGAFIKGRNIQEQIVLSSELINEIDVKMRGGNLGLKLDITQAYDSLSWDFLFQVMRNFGFSEKGIKWIHTLLQSARISVLLHGGLVGYFKVGIGLRQGDLMYPILFVIAEDLLIRTLSRMIQDRTIQPMVSGNGVQPSHILFADDIFLFCNGDKRNIRKLLNFLRDYQMSSGQRVNFEKSKCFIGGTSELRKVQLENDCNMPLSTFPDKYLGVMLTPGCIKSSHIWGYVEQIQENLVGWKGKLLSFQERLILVKHILCSIPIYNMSAYKWPKKVIQDVVRMIRNLLWTGDPSTTKMHNSEMGLFWKDAWVKERALKDIFPRNEYMLNFPEMKVSDLLLEGEWVIPTEILDMLHQNDLPVISTNEDKRIWYGTITGDFTVASAVECIRRKFPKLFWTKKVWSSSVHPSISSNIWKLFRGITPTNDKMKSRKFKLASRCIFCKKSEENINHILWHCDFSEIIWKWLGGIFCFLHTRSYDEMLTMAKHKSPAIKELWKISSFITMKEIWFQRNRCVYDKDKVNVKVIQYRIVKLTSEYEIKMKAHMWNTAYDLQILKSFGLKCKKIRSTKIQEIFFKLPQMGQILLCCDGASQGNLGAARYEFISRNNEGECIVAFEGSLGIATNYNAEVLAIICAGEWAIHKGYTHLIFQSDSQAVIEAFKSHRIPWFAINRWNKICRSADDLSLCHCYREINFSADTLAKRGSRLDQG